Genomic DNA from Vanrija pseudolonga chromosome 3, complete sequence:
CCACTCAAAACAAAAGTACGGGCAGGGCATCACCGGCTTTGTTGACGTCACGGCCGCAAGACAgaggttgttgttgttgtcgccgcaagcaggcaggcaggcagcgtcTCGGGCCAAGCAAGACACAGCTGAGCCTGAACCAGATCCCCACGCATCGCGCGCGGCCTATacctgcacgacgacgcgctgttGCAAGGCCGCTCGGCGTCtcgtcgctcggcggccgcacTGTTCGGACATTGCCCACCGCAGCCAGACCGAATGTCTTGCTCTGTTCCATGTCCGAGTTGGACGCTACACAAGCTAGTGAGtggccggcacgccgggTATTATATATGCCCAGGTTGTCCGACGACCGACCTGCTACGCGCATCCACCCATCCACGTCAAGCAGCAAGCACCAGCATAGCAACATGGGCAAGATCCTCCTCTCTGCGTGGTTTATCGCCatcaccgccgcgtcgtggtACGCGATCCGGGGCGTGGGTGAGTTGCGCGGTGGTCGCGCTTGCCCCTCTCCTCGctgaccccccccccccccccccagcCCTCCAGCAACCCGGCTTCAAAGGCCAGACATGGATCAAGACGGAAAAGTGCTTCGAGCAGCCGGGGTTCAAGTACTACTCGTTcctgtcgccgacgctcaACGGCATCAACTGCGTGCTCAACACTGTGTTTTTGGCGGGCAAcacggccggcgagggcgagaacGTGCTCATGGGCGTCTTTGGCGGGCTGTACGTCACGCACATTGTGCAGATGGTGTACGAGTCGTTccggccccgccgcggcgcggcggcgttcggcgcgcgcctcgcgtcCGTCTTCGCCCTCATCGGCCAGCTGACGaccatcgccgtcgcgtcgcccaTCTACTTTGCCATCGTGTTGCTCGGCCCCAAGCCCCGCGGCCAGTGGCGCCCCAAGACAGAGTACATCTACACCACGCTCGTGGCATTCttcgtcggcggcatgctCCCCTCCCTCTGGATGCAGGAGAGCGGCATGGCGTTCGACGCGCTCAGCTTCTGGCAGCCGTTCCCGCTGTACGTCAacatcctcgccatcatcctGCCTGTGATCCTCGTGCCGTTGTTTTCCAAGACGAGCCCCACCGCCCCGATCCTCATCATCACCGCGCTGGTCCTCTACCCCTCGCTCAAGGGCCacctcaagctcctccaGAGCGACGTGCCCCTCCGCGACGTCCTGCTCTACTACCTCCCCAAGGACtggcccgccggcgcgccagacAACCTCGGCTTCATCGCCCACCTCGTCTTCAGCGCAGACTTTACATTCACGCTCATCGCAAACTACTCGTGGCTGCTGTACAACCTGCGCCCGGGCGGTATCGGCCAGGCTCTGGTCTAcattgtcgtcctcgtcgccctcaccGTCGCTTCGGGACCtggcgcggcctcggccctcgTCTTTGCGTGgaacgagctcctcggccccaACTCTGGCAACGTGCCCCTCAACTTCTAGTCGAGTAGCCCTACAACGCGCCAAGCCAAGGGGCTGTGACGATGCCTGGGACAGTGAGAACCCATGGCCGAGAAGTGAAGCAGGACTAGAGAATGCGCTCTTGTAGTAATCAGTACCCTGCGTCGTTATCTAAACTACCTCGATGCACCTGTCACTCTCACCCGCGCACAATGCTGGTTACACAGGCAAACGCATGACATGTCTAGATATCAACGATAGGCTACAGGCGCGGCGGGACGCGCATTGGGGTATGAGCATGAGCGCGGCAACATCGACATCATCACAACCGCAcgccaccccctcctcccctgtgctcgccgttgccgatccagtcgacctcgtcctcgccgccaatcttgacggcgtcgtcgtcgctgccgtgcTCGGTGAGCTCGTACGCCTCGGGCCCGTCAGCGTcggggtcgccgccgcgggtcGCGAGCTGCGAGTAGCCCGCCTCTGGGGCCTGGTCCACTCCTCCCCTGTTGGCCGCCGCATTCCGCCCTGTATTCTGATACAGGTGCACGAGGAACGTGATGACGAGGTAGATGAGGAAGGAGAGAGAAAAGTCGAACAGGGCGTACGAGACGTGGTCGATGCCGCGGTCGTTTGCGTTGTGCATCTCCTCGTTGGTCGCCGAGATGAAgagcgtgccgccgaggacgaggaggtaCGGCGGGAGGTGCTGGAAGATGCGGATGtgcgccgagtcgctcggTCCGTCGTGCAGCACAAAGCacacctcgacgacacgcaGCACACCAGCAGCAATCAAAGCGTAGCCGAACAGCGCGTGGATCTTGGACGAGATCATGAGGTCCTGCTCGTGCGCCGACATGCCCCAGCCCGTGAagacgatgatgatggccGGGACGAACGAGCGCTGGCCCTTGCGGCTGAGAAACATGCCGAGcatgccgcccgcccaccagAGCACGCCCATCATCGTGTGCTGCATGTCCTTGTGGGTCCACGGGCCGCCGTGGTGCTCGGTGAACGTGTTGATGATGCcctgggtggggtgtgagcgcgagcgtggccagcgagcgcgaACAAAGGCCTGCCGCGACCCCAGCGTCACTCACCCAAACTGTAATGACCGTGCTGTCGAGCATCTCCTGGCTGAAGCCAGTGCGCTTCAACCACGCCCCGCCGACATTGAGCATGATGACCAGGATCGCGGCGTAGGCGATGAAGGCCGAGCCCATGATGTAGTGCGCGGCACACTGGCCGAGGTTGCCCCCGCGGCAGAAGTTGAGggccgtcgcgacgccgaACAGCATCTGCGTCCACCCGACAATGGGGTagagcacgccgacgaccttgtgcgcgcggcggatgTGCGGGCGCACCGTCGTCTCCATGATGTGGAGCTTGAGGAAGATGCCGAGGGATGCTTGCTGGGGGCAGGTCAGCGCGCTAGACACACAACACTCACCGTGAGGAGCAGCACGAAGATGATCTTGGCCATGAGCCCGTGCACCTGGTGGTGGTtagtcgcgctcgagcgcccGTACCCACCGTCGCGGGGTactcgcgcccgccgtggtggtggccgaggtACGACCCAAAGAGGCTGAGCACGATGCCGACCGACTGGAGGGGGACGTGGTATTTTGATCTatgcagcgagcgagcgtcagcgagcgagccgcgcgcagcgtgtaacaccaccacaccacacccacttGGTCAGGCCCAGCACCATGCCGATGGGGAACAGGATGCCCCACGTAAAGGTCTGCAGCGTCATCTGCGCCTGTCAGCTCATCACTTGCCAGACCCATCCCAGCCCAACTCACATGCACATACATGGTCGCGCCGATGGGCACGCCCGGGTCGATGTGGGTCACGTTGTGGTGTTCGTGCGCGGCGACTGCGGGGGGGAGCGTCAGCGCAAGTGcggtggggcggggtggggctACGCACCCAGCGGGAAGCCCGCGGCCAGCAtcacggcggcgctggctaGTGATGCAGCAGCCATGTTTTgtgtgttggtggtggtggtgaagtGGTGAGTGGGAAGTGAGAGGATAGATCAAGTGAAACGCTGCGCCGATGCTTGGCTGCGACACACGGTAACGGCAaccgtggcggcggcaacggcaacagCGCCTACGCAGGTCGGGCACCGGCTGGCCGCCGGATCCTCGTGGCACCTGCCTGCGTCGAGTGGCGACATGCTGCTGCCACACTTTGGCGCATGGTAAAAGATACATATGACTATGGCGCACACTGGCTCATGTACGGAATATCGTAGTCGTTAAATGCgggtgcgtcgtcgcgtcgctcaTTCCCGCAGTGCaacctccctccctctctccacgccgccaccgcacCAGCCCACtacgccgccacgccgacctgctcgacgacctcggcggcgttcCTGCGACGCAGGCGCAACCGCTCCCGGCCACCCTTGTACGCCTCCTTGATCCCAAACTGGAGGTCGCTCAGGCTCGCCTTGGCCTGCGGGAGCGCCTCGGACAGGCCCTTGAGCGCGGGGATGTTGGGGATGGGGAGGTTGGCGAAGGCCGCGTTCTGGAAGATGCCGTCGCGGATCGTGATGCTCGGCTGGGACGGCGTGAAGGGGGTGACGAGGGGCGACTCGTCGGGggtcgacacgccgccgtcctcctcctcggccgctgcgcgtgccgccttctcctcggccgccttggcggccgcgcgcttcCTCCGCTTGAGGTAGCCCGTAATGCCGCCGTGCAGCCACGACGCGTGCAtggccagcgcgagcgcgagcatcACGCTCGGCACGAGCGAGTAGGACATGAGCGCGCGGTTGGCCGGGCGCAG
This window encodes:
- the YTP1 gene encoding Protein YTP1: MAAASLASAAVMLAAGFPLVAAHEHHNVTHIDPGVPIGATMYVHMTLQTFTWGILFPIGMVLGLTKSKYHVPLQSVGIVLSLFGSYLGHHHGGREYPATVHGLMAKIIFVLLLTQASLGIFLKLHIMETTVRPHIRRAHKVVGVLYPIVGWTQMLFGVATALNFCRGGNLGQCAAHYIMGSAFIAYAAILVIMLNVGGAWLKRTGFSQEMLDSTVITVWGIINTFTEHHGGPWTHKDMQHTMMGVLWWAGGMLGMFLSRKGQRSFVPAIIIVFTGWGMSAHEQDLMISSKIHALFGYALIAAGVLRVVEVCFVLHDGPSDSAHIRIFQHLPPYLLVLGGTLFISATNEEMHNANDRGIDHVSYALFDFSLSFLIYLVITFLVHLYQNTGRNAAANRGGVDQAPEAGYSQLATRGGDPDADGPEAYELTEHGSDDDAVKIGGEDEVDWIGNGEHRGGGGGVRL